In Topomyia yanbarensis strain Yona2022 chromosome 2, ASM3024719v1, whole genome shotgun sequence, one DNA window encodes the following:
- the LOC131679626 gene encoding DEAD-box helicase Dbp80-like: MEFAEYIVPNPIVIRLAWEQESLDNIKQYYVKCRNQDEKLTVGNPTQDGHSVAVLSGDLTVEQRLDALDRFRNGLEKVQIITNVLSRDIDVEQVTIVVNLPMDHQGRADCETYLHRIRRTGRFERNHHQPSGQ; encoded by the exons ATGGAGTTCGCCGAGTACATCGTACCCAATCCGATCGTCATTCGGCTGGCGTGGGAGCAAGAATCACTCGATAACATCAAACAGTACTACGTCAAGTGCCGCAACCAGGACGAGAAATT gacagTTGGTAACCCTACCCAGGATGGTCACTCAGTAGCGGTACTGTCCGGTGATCTAACGGTGGAACAACGGTTGGACGCTCTGGATCGATTCCGAAATGGACTAGAGAAGGTACAGATTATAACGAACGTTTTGTCCAGGG ATATCGACGTCGAACAGGTGACCATTGTCGTCAACCTGCCGATGGATCATCAGGGACGAGCCGATTGCGAAACGTATCTACATCGAATTAGACGTACCGGTAGATTCG AACGGAATCACCATCAACCTAGTGGGCAGTGA